One Desulfallas thermosapovorans DSM 6562 genomic region harbors:
- a CDS encoding superoxide dismutase family protein: MPLNNPVATANIKGGPLRPQITGTVNFFDVPDGTWVCADISGLPPYRPAVGSANPIGPHGFHVHEFGNCQTGDPGDPFQTAGGHWNPTNQPHGNHAGDFPVLFSNQGRASMCFFTSAFKPEQVIGKAVIIHQNPDDYRTQPAGNAGKRLACGVIQRFNG, encoded by the coding sequence ATGCCCCTAAATAACCCGGTTGCCACGGCAAATATAAAAGGCGGTCCCTTAAGACCGCAGATTACAGGAACGGTTAATTTTTTTGATGTTCCGGACGGCACCTGGGTATGCGCGGATATAAGCGGGCTTCCTCCATACCGACCTGCCGTGGGCAGCGCAAACCCCATAGGGCCCCATGGTTTTCATGTCCATGAATTTGGCAACTGCCAAACAGGCGATCCGGGGGATCCATTTCAAACAGCAGGCGGCCACTGGAACCCCACCAATCAACCCCACGGTAATCATGCAGGTGATTTTCCTGTTTTGTTCTCCAACCAGGGCCGTGCCAGTATGTGTTTTTTCACCAGTGCCTTTAAACCCGAACAAGTTATTGGTAAAGCAGTAATAATCCATCAAAATCCCGATGATTACAGAACCCAACCCGCCGGGAACGCCGGAAAAAGATTGGCCTGCGGGGTTATTCAACGGTTTAACGGCTAA